A stretch of Veillonellales bacterium DNA encodes these proteins:
- the rnpA gene encoding ribonuclease P protein component has translation MKYKLLKQNVLRNNKHFQAVYRTGKSYANRMMVVYVLPQAGSGRRIGFTAGKRLGKAVVRNRVKRLMREVYRLNQARLTNEGVDLVLVGRQAMVKADLPAVTRAFLDLCGKARILLKK, from the coding sequence ATGAAATATAAGTTATTAAAACAAAATGTATTGCGTAACAATAAACACTTTCAGGCAGTATACCGGACAGGAAAATCTTATGCGAACCGAATGATGGTGGTATATGTTTTACCTCAGGCTGGCAGTGGACGGCGAATTGGTTTTACCGCCGGCAAGCGTTTGGGAAAAGCGGTTGTCCGCAATCGGGTAAAACGCCTGATGCGCGAGGTTTACCGGCTGAATCAGGCTCGTCTCACGAATGAGGGGGTTGATTTAGTGCTGGTAGGCCGTCAGGCCATGGTGAAAGCTGATTTACCGGCGGTAACCAGGGCTTTTTTGGATTTATGCGGTAAAGCTCGAATTTTATTAAAAAAGTAG
- the noc gene encoding nucleoid occlusion protein — protein sequence MKNIARLLGFGEEKVEKLHLPETEAVAAGIGETAADAAVEEAMADSEIQYIVIDSIVPNPFQPRKTFNEESLQELSLSIQQYGVIQPLLVRQTTAGFELVAGERRLRASKLAGLNEVPVIVKELTDKEMAELAMIENLQREDLHYLEEAEGFQKLIANFGFTQEELAHRVGKNQSTIANKLRLLKLAPQVRDILAAENLTERHARSLLKLEDTKLQLEVLHTVREKGLNVRETEGLIEDIVTNISREIEKENTPRQNVVKVIKDVRIFLNSINKVVAEMKKAGLRIKVRQEQDDQFITLTMKIPKRK from the coding sequence ATGAAGAATATAGCCAGATTATTAGGCTTTGGCGAGGAGAAGGTCGAGAAACTTCATTTGCCGGAAACGGAGGCTGTTGCTGCTGGTATTGGTGAGACTGCGGCAGATGCAGCTGTTGAGGAGGCTATGGCTGACAGCGAGATACAGTATATAGTCATTGATTCTATTGTGCCAAATCCTTTTCAGCCTCGCAAGACTTTTAATGAGGAATCCCTGCAGGAATTGTCGTTATCCATTCAACAGTATGGTGTGATTCAGCCGCTGCTGGTACGGCAAACGACGGCAGGCTTTGAACTGGTTGCCGGTGAACGGCGGCTGCGGGCATCGAAGCTGGCCGGATTAAATGAAGTTCCTGTAATTGTAAAAGAACTAACTGATAAAGAAATGGCCGAACTAGCTATGATTGAAAATTTGCAGCGGGAAGATCTCCATTACCTGGAGGAAGCGGAAGGATTTCAGAAGTTAATTGCGAATTTTGGTTTTACTCAGGAAGAATTGGCTCATCGGGTTGGCAAAAATCAATCCACTATCGCCAATAAGCTGCGGCTGTTAAAATTGGCGCCGCAGGTTCGGGACATCCTTGCGGCTGAAAATCTGACTGAGCGCCATGCCCGTTCGCTGTTGAAACTTGAGGATACAAAGCTTCAGCTGGAGGTTTTACATACGGTTCGGGAAAAAGGACTCAATGTCCGGGAGACAGAGGGATTGATTGAGGATATTGTTACGAATATTTCCCGGGAAATCGAAAAGGAAAATACTCCGCGGCAAAATGTGGTTAAGGTTATTAAAGATGTACGAATTTTTTTAAATAGTATTAATAAAGTAGTGGCGGAAATGAAAAAAGCAGGATTGAGGATAAAAGTCAGGCAGGAACAAGATGATCAATTTATTACGCTTACGATGAAGATTCCCAAACGAAAGTAG
- the rsmG gene encoding 16S rRNA (guanine(527)-N(7))-methyltransferase RsmG codes for MNFAAEMKQAAIQYGMVLTAAQQQAFASYFELLVEWNGKMNLTAITAPKEVAVKHMIDSLSCYHEKYFPTDCKVIDVGTGAGFPGLPLKIFRPDITLTLLDSLNKRLLFLQAVVDRLQLSQVRLLHSRAEDAAREKFLREQYQIAVSRAVARLNVLCELCLPFVAPGGYFIALKGARFREEVAEAKGAIALLGGEVADVYPVKLPETEDVRAVIYIKKQRNSPLQYPRKAGIPEKKPL; via the coding sequence ATGAATTTTGCGGCAGAAATGAAGCAGGCGGCAATTCAATACGGTATGGTTCTCACGGCGGCTCAGCAGCAAGCTTTTGCCTCCTATTTTGAGCTGCTGGTGGAATGGAATGGGAAAATGAATTTGACAGCCATTACAGCACCCAAGGAAGTTGCGGTTAAACATATGATTGATTCTTTGTCTTGTTATCACGAAAAATATTTTCCAACTGACTGTAAGGTGATTGATGTGGGGACAGGAGCCGGATTTCCCGGTCTGCCTCTTAAAATTTTTCGTCCGGACATTACATTGACTTTATTGGATTCCCTCAATAAACGGCTGCTATTTTTACAGGCAGTTGTGGATCGTTTGCAGCTGTCTCAGGTTCGACTGCTTCATAGCCGGGCTGAAGATGCCGCCAGGGAAAAATTTCTGCGAGAACAATATCAGATTGCGGTTTCCCGGGCTGTTGCCAGATTGAACGTTCTTTGCGAGTTATGTCTGCCTTTTGTGGCGCCGGGCGGTTATTTTATTGCTTTAAAGGGTGCCCGTTTTCGGGAAGAAGTGGCGGAGGCGAAGGGGGCAATAGCCTTATTGGGCGGTGAGGTCGCAGACGTTTATCCTGTCAAGCTGCCGGAGACGGAGGATGTTCGCGCCGTTATTTATATTAAAAAACAACGAAATTCACCGCTACAGTATCCTCGAAAAGCGGGAATTCCCGAAAAAAAACCATTATAA
- the mnmG gene encoding tRNA uridine-5-carboxymethylaminomethyl(34) synthesis enzyme MnmG: MFVVGTYDVIVIGAGHAGCEAALAAARLGCKTLLTTLNMDNIAMMPCNPAVGGPAKGHLVREIDALGGEMGINTDKTCLQMRMLNTAKGPAVHSLRAQADKKVYQAAMKETVERQDNLAVKQLLVDNILVENGAVTGIQIETGEVYRSQCVILATGTYLGGKIIIGEVAYTGGPNGQRAASKLTSSLQQLGIRLMRFKTGTPARVDRRSLDFARMIIQPGDEEIHNFSFMSDIATRAQVPCWLTYTNEKTHEIIRANLHRAPMYTGVIEGVGPRYCPSIESKIVRFAEKTAHQLFLEPEGLHTQEMYVQGMSTSLPIDVQYEFLRTIAGLENVQIMRPGYAIEYDCIDPTQLFPSLEFKQISGLFSAGQSNGTSGYEEAAAQGIIAGINAALTVLGREPFVLSRSDAYIGVLIDDLVTKGTNEPYRIMTSRAEYRLILRQDNADLRLTEKGWQLGLVSAERYRRFTAKREAIEKVLAGLRNTPVLPSGEVQEKLASLGSTELRTGSTLYDLLRRTELNYSKLKEQFSLPDIPPFVREQVEIAIKYEGYIKKQFEQVERAAKLEMKQLPAAMDYSRITGLGLEAREKLAKIRPLSVGQAARISGVSPADIAILMVHLEQQRRRGEDG, from the coding sequence GTGTTTGTAGTAGGAACCTATGATGTGATTGTAATCGGCGCCGGCCATGCAGGCTGTGAGGCGGCTTTGGCTGCAGCCCGGCTGGGCTGTAAGACACTGCTGACAACATTAAATATGGATAATATCGCCATGATGCCTTGTAATCCGGCTGTCGGCGGACCGGCGAAGGGCCATTTGGTAAGAGAAATCGACGCCTTGGGCGGCGAGATGGGAATCAATACCGATAAAACGTGTCTGCAAATGCGAATGCTCAATACGGCAAAGGGTCCTGCGGTTCATTCCCTGCGGGCTCAGGCGGATAAAAAGGTCTATCAGGCTGCTATGAAAGAAACGGTGGAACGGCAGGATAATCTGGCGGTAAAGCAGCTGCTGGTAGACAATATTTTAGTGGAAAATGGTGCGGTAACCGGCATTCAGATTGAAACCGGGGAAGTATATCGCAGCCAGTGTGTAATTTTGGCTACTGGAACATATTTAGGGGGCAAGATCATTATCGGCGAAGTGGCTTATACCGGCGGGCCCAATGGACAGCGGGCCGCATCAAAGCTTACTTCTTCGCTGCAGCAATTGGGCATCCGGCTGATGCGGTTTAAGACAGGAACGCCGGCCCGGGTTGACCGGCGTTCCCTGGATTTCGCCAGGATGATTATTCAACCGGGCGATGAGGAGATTCATAATTTTTCTTTTATGAGTGATATCGCGACTCGGGCTCAGGTCCCCTGCTGGCTGACATATACCAATGAAAAAACGCATGAAATTATTCGGGCAAATTTGCACCGGGCACCCATGTACACCGGGGTGATTGAAGGAGTGGGACCGAGGTATTGTCCCTCCATTGAGTCGAAAATTGTCCGCTTTGCCGAAAAAACGGCTCATCAGTTGTTCCTGGAGCCGGAAGGATTGCATACTCAGGAGATGTATGTCCAGGGAATGTCCACCAGTCTGCCCATTGATGTTCAGTATGAATTTCTGCGGACAATTGCCGGATTGGAAAATGTGCAGATTATGCGTCCTGGCTATGCGATTGAATACGACTGCATTGATCCTACCCAGCTTTTCCCTTCCTTGGAATTCAAGCAGATTTCCGGCTTATTTTCCGCCGGTCAGTCTAATGGGACTTCCGGTTATGAGGAAGCGGCGGCTCAGGGGATTATTGCCGGCATTAATGCGGCTTTGACGGTATTGGGCCGGGAGCCGTTTGTCTTGTCCCGTTCCGATGCATACATTGGCGTTCTGATTGATGATTTGGTCACAAAAGGAACGAATGAGCCTTATCGGATCATGACATCCCGGGCGGAATACCGGCTGATTTTGCGGCAGGATAATGCGGATCTGCGGCTGACGGAAAAGGGATGGCAGTTGGGACTGGTATCGGCGGAACGCTATCGGCGATTTACCGCCAAGCGGGAAGCCATTGAAAAGGTGCTGGCTGGATTAAGAAATACACCGGTTCTTCCCAGCGGGGAAGTTCAGGAAAAACTGGCATCTCTGGGATCAACGGAATTACGGACAGGCAGTACGCTGTATGATCTTCTGCGCCGGACGGAACTGAATTATAGTAAGTTAAAGGAACAATTTTCATTGCCTGATATACCGCCCTTTGTTCGGGAGCAGGTGGAAATTGCTATAAAATACGAGGGATATATTAAAAAGCAATTTGAGCAGGTGGAACGGGCGGCAAAATTGGAGATGAAACAGCTTCCCGCTGCTATGGATTATAGCCGGATCACCGGCTTGGGCTTGGAGGCGCGGGAGAAGCTGGCAAAGATTCGTCCTTTATCGGTAGGTCAGGCTGCCCGTATTTCCGGCGTATCACCGGCGGATATTGCCATTTTAATGGTGCATTTGGAGCAGCAGCGGCGCAGGGGGGAAGATGGATGA
- a CDS encoding YidC/Oxa1 family membrane protein insertase: protein MVDYGIGILQDILTFFYHLTEIVGLANYGLAIVLMTIVIKMALYPLTAKQVRSMKGLQILQPKMKELQEKYKDKPEKLKKEMAVLYQEAGVNPLAGCLPLLVQMPILIGIFYAIRDFSYVNIPTFLWVKDLSQADPTYILPVLSAASTYWMQKQTSTEMTQQNKMMLIFMPLFIGYISTTFPAGLVVYWVMSNIIQIAQQWWMYREPAVNKGEAN from the coding sequence TTGGTCGATTATGGTATCGGTATACTTCAGGATATTTTGACCTTCTTTTATCATTTGACGGAAATAGTTGGTTTGGCGAATTATGGTTTGGCAATTGTTTTAATGACGATTGTAATCAAGATGGCTTTATACCCGTTAACGGCAAAACAAGTTCGATCGATGAAAGGTTTGCAGATTCTGCAGCCGAAAATGAAGGAACTGCAGGAAAAATATAAAGACAAACCGGAAAAATTGAAAAAAGAAATGGCTGTTTTATATCAGGAGGCAGGTGTGAACCCTTTGGCCGGGTGCTTGCCTCTATTGGTACAGATGCCGATTCTGATTGGAATTTTTTATGCCATTCGTGATTTTAGTTATGTAAACATTCCTACTTTTTTGTGGGTAAAGGATTTGTCGCAAGCAGATCCGACCTATATTCTTCCCGTGTTATCGGCCGCGTCAACTTATTGGATGCAGAAACAGACTTCTACTGAGATGACGCAGCAAAATAAAATGATGCTGATTTTTATGCCGTTGTTTATCGGTTACATCAGTACGACTTTCCCTGCAGGTTTGGTTGTATATTGGGTGATGAGCAATATTATTCAGATTGCTCAACAGTGGTGGATGTACCGTGAACCGGCTGTGAATAAAGGGGAGGCTAATTGA
- the mnmE gene encoding tRNA uridine-5-carboxymethylaminomethyl(34) synthesis GTPase MnmE has protein sequence MIVTEQEVNQVFEEDTISAIATAPGEGGIGIVRVSGPQALVVADRLFRGVKGKKVQDIGSYQAAYGHIVDPQSEAFIDEVLLLVMRSPRSYTREDVVEIHCHGGSVPLKNILRLTLLTGARLADPGEFTKRAFLNGRLDLTQAEAVMDVIRAKTDSSLRMAMGQLSGRLSAAIHRLRHEILGMVAHLEAAIDFPEEDIEELTAAETARQAAAVLTDLERLLATAQTGRILRDGLETVIIGKPNVGKSSLLNALLGEERAIVTDVPGTTRDVIEEYVNIRGVPLKIVDTAGIRETADVVEQLGVKRARQFVAKADLVLLLLDASQALSVEDKEILTLLKGRQAVVLINKSDLPQVLDLATVSALVPNQQILWISVTAGTGLDQLEQCIVDMVYGGRLQQGEGGFVNNLRQADLLSQARQHLQDVLAAIDAGMPPDCIVIDLRDAWDKLGEITGDTVGEDMIQQIFTRFCIGK, from the coding sequence TTGATTGTTACAGAACAGGAAGTGAATCAGGTGTTTGAGGAAGATACTATCAGTGCGATAGCTACGGCACCGGGAGAGGGCGGAATTGGCATTGTCCGGGTAAGCGGCCCTCAGGCGTTAGTTGTCGCCGACAGATTGTTTCGCGGGGTTAAAGGGAAGAAAGTGCAAGATATTGGATCGTACCAAGCGGCTTATGGACATATTGTTGATCCTCAGTCGGAAGCGTTCATTGATGAGGTGCTGCTTTTGGTGATGCGTTCTCCCCGGTCCTATACCCGGGAGGACGTGGTGGAAATACATTGCCATGGCGGGTCCGTACCCTTAAAAAATATTTTAAGGTTGACGCTGCTGACCGGTGCCCGACTGGCCGATCCGGGTGAGTTTACCAAGCGGGCTTTTTTAAATGGACGTCTTGATTTGACGCAGGCGGAAGCTGTTATGGATGTCATCCGGGCGAAAACGGATTCTTCGCTGCGTATGGCTATGGGTCAATTGTCAGGCCGGTTATCCGCTGCGATTCACCGATTGCGCCATGAGATTTTAGGCATGGTTGCCCATTTGGAAGCAGCGATTGATTTTCCGGAGGAAGATATTGAGGAATTGACGGCTGCTGAGACTGCCCGACAGGCAGCTGCTGTTTTAACCGATCTGGAGCGGTTGCTGGCAACCGCACAGACAGGCCGTATTTTGCGAGACGGTTTGGAAACGGTGATTATTGGCAAACCGAATGTGGGAAAATCCAGTTTGTTAAATGCATTGCTGGGGGAAGAGCGGGCCATTGTTACTGATGTTCCGGGAACGACCCGGGATGTAATTGAAGAATATGTGAATATCCGCGGTGTACCCCTTAAGATCGTCGATACGGCTGGAATCAGGGAAACGGCTGATGTAGTAGAACAGCTGGGTGTGAAACGGGCCCGGCAGTTTGTTGCCAAAGCGGATCTGGTTTTGCTGCTCCTGGATGCGTCTCAGGCGTTATCAGTAGAAGATAAGGAGATATTAACTTTATTAAAGGGACGTCAGGCGGTGGTGCTGATTAATAAAAGTGATCTGCCTCAGGTTCTTGACTTGGCAACTGTTTCCGCTTTGGTGCCAAATCAGCAAATACTGTGGATTTCTGTTACGGCAGGCACGGGGCTGGATCAGCTGGAGCAGTGTATTGTGGATATGGTTTATGGGGGCCGGCTGCAGCAGGGAGAAGGAGGGTTTGTGAATAATCTGCGTCAGGCTGATTTACTGAGTCAGGCGCGGCAACATTTGCAGGATGTCCTAGCAGCGATTGATGCTGGTATGCCGCCGGACTGCATTGTTATTGATTTACGCGATGCCTGGGACAAGCTGGGGGAGATCACCGGCGATACTGTAGGCGAAGATATGATTCAGCAGATTTTTACCCGGTTTTGTATTGGTAAGTAG
- the dnaA gene encoding chromosomal replication initiator protein DnaA, with amino-acid sequence MENLQLAALWEQILRDLEQELSKLVFDTWIKPTVILSLSETVLEIGTPKQIMKEWIENRYFDLITDTARQIIKRPIQLKITNMNLTDETTPSKTTKIAPELTDTTQPAKNSPTADQPAPLPISQPLWENETQQAQTMGAATLSTDEPMAVLNPKYVFETFVIGNSNRFAHAASLAVAEAPAQVYNPFFIYGGVGLGKTHLMHAIGHRILQNHPKIKVLYISSEKFTNELINSIRDGNPESFRQKYRNIDVLLVDDIQFLSKKEHTQEEFFHTFNTLHEANKQIIISSDRPPREIQTLEDRLRSRFEWGLITDIQPPDLETRIAILRKKAMLENLNVPNDVMVFIASRIDNNIRELEGALIRVMAYASLTKQSIDIDLATEALKDIFPNGRPKQITMELIQEIVGSHFKIKIDELLAKKRTRNVAFPRQIAMYLCRELTDTSLPRIGEMFGGRDHTTVIHAHDKISRERKEDNKLNNTINELIKKIESV; translated from the coding sequence ATGGAAAACCTGCAATTAGCGGCCCTATGGGAACAAATACTACGGGATTTAGAGCAAGAATTATCAAAATTGGTATTTGATACCTGGATTAAACCAACTGTTATTTTATCCTTATCCGAAACGGTTTTAGAAATCGGCACACCAAAACAAATCATGAAAGAATGGATAGAAAACCGCTACTTTGACCTTATTACCGATACGGCAAGACAAATTATTAAACGGCCAATCCAATTAAAAATTACAAATATGAATTTAACCGATGAGACCACTCCCAGCAAAACAACTAAAATAGCTCCCGAATTGACCGATACCACCCAGCCGGCAAAAAATTCTCCGACTGCCGATCAACCGGCCCCGCTGCCGATTTCCCAGCCTCTCTGGGAAAATGAAACCCAACAAGCTCAAACAATGGGAGCAGCAACACTGTCAACAGATGAACCAATGGCGGTATTAAATCCGAAATATGTCTTTGAAACCTTTGTCATTGGTAATTCCAACCGCTTTGCCCATGCTGCTTCCCTGGCCGTTGCCGAAGCGCCGGCTCAGGTATACAATCCCTTTTTTATTTACGGCGGCGTAGGTCTGGGAAAAACCCATCTCATGCACGCCATTGGTCATCGAATATTACAAAATCATCCTAAAATTAAAGTTTTATATATTTCCAGCGAAAAATTTACCAATGAACTGATCAACTCTATTCGCGATGGCAATCCGGAAAGTTTTCGGCAAAAATATCGTAATATTGATGTTTTATTGGTCGACGATATTCAATTTTTATCAAAAAAAGAACATACCCAGGAAGAATTTTTCCACACCTTTAACACCTTGCATGAAGCCAATAAACAAATCATTATTTCCAGCGACCGTCCTCCCCGGGAAATTCAAACTCTGGAAGACCGGCTGCGTTCCCGGTTTGAATGGGGCTTAATTACCGACATTCAACCACCTGATCTAGAAACCAGAATTGCGATTTTACGAAAAAAAGCTATGCTTGAAAACTTAAATGTCCCCAACGATGTTATGGTGTTTATCGCCAGCCGGATTGATAATAATATTCGTGAACTGGAAGGCGCCTTGATCCGGGTCATGGCTTATGCTTCCTTAACGAAACAAAGCATTGATATTGATTTGGCAACCGAAGCCCTCAAAGATATTTTCCCCAATGGCCGGCCAAAACAAATCACCATGGAACTTATTCAGGAAATAGTTGGCTCACACTTTAAAATAAAGATTGATGAATTATTAGCGAAAAAACGCACCCGCAATGTGGCTTTTCCCCGGCAAATCGCCATGTATTTGTGCCGTGAGCTGACTGACACTTCCTTGCCGCGAATTGGAGAAATGTTTGGCGGCCGGGACCACACTACCGTTATCCACGCCCATGATAAAATCAGCCGGGAACGAAAAGAAGACAATAAATTAAATAACACTATTAACGAACTCATAAAAAAAATTGAAAGTGTATAA
- the yidD gene encoding membrane protein insertion efficiency factor YidD: MKQMLILLIKFYRIFISPLKPPTCRFIPTCSEYAILAIEKYGVLRGGILAVKRILKCHPFHPGGYDPI, translated from the coding sequence GTGAAACAGATGCTTATTTTGCTCATCAAATTTTATCGGATATTTATTTCTCCTTTAAAGCCGCCTACTTGCCGCTTTATTCCGACTTGTTCGGAATATGCAATATTGGCTATCGAAAAATATGGGGTTTTGCGGGGAGGAATATTGGCTGTAAAGCGGATTTTGAAGTGCCACCCCTTTCATCCTGGCGGATATGACCCTATTTGA
- the rpmH gene encoding 50S ribosomal protein L34, which yields MKRTYQPNTLWKKRTHGFRERMKTKGGRLVLKKRRARGRKKLSA from the coding sequence ATGAAACGTACTTATCAACCTAACACTTTATGGAAGAAAAGAACACATGGCTTTCGTGAGCGTATGAAAACTAAAGGGGGCCGTCTTGTACTGAAAAAGAGACGTGCTAGAGGCCGTAAAAAGTTATCCGCATAA
- the jag gene encoding RNA-binding cell elongation regulator Jag/EloR, with protein MTSVEMTGKTIEEAVELALTELGVGADRVDYEVVEEPNKGLFGFIGCKPAKVRVTVKPIDSVAVASEFLQQIFEQMKLTVKIEISKDSDGVKFDLSGADLGILIGKHGQTLDALQYLTNLAANRDSEERVRIVLDVEDYRKRRTETLNRLAYRLAEKVKRYGDKIVLEPMSPHERKIIHMALQDDHRVMTYSEGDEPYRKVVIALKR; from the coding sequence ATGACTTCTGTGGAAATGACCGGTAAAACCATCGAAGAGGCGGTAGAACTAGCTCTGACAGAGCTTGGCGTTGGAGCGGATCGTGTTGACTATGAAGTTGTAGAGGAGCCTAATAAAGGGTTATTCGGCTTTATCGGCTGTAAGCCGGCTAAAGTCAGAGTAACGGTGAAGCCAATAGATTCGGTCGCTGTCGCCAGCGAGTTTTTACAGCAGATTTTTGAACAGATGAAGTTAACGGTAAAGATTGAAATCAGTAAGGATTCGGATGGGGTTAAATTTGATTTAAGCGGTGCTGATTTAGGAATCTTGATTGGCAAACACGGTCAGACTCTGGATGCGCTGCAATATTTAACGAATTTAGCGGCCAATCGGGATTCGGAGGAAAGAGTCCGCATTGTTTTGGATGTGGAAGATTACCGCAAACGTCGAACGGAAACGTTAAACCGGTTGGCGTACCGGCTGGCGGAAAAAGTAAAACGGTATGGCGATAAGATTGTGCTTGAGCCGATGAGTCCCCATGAACGGAAGATTATTCATATGGCGCTGCAGGATGACCATCGGGTTATGACCTATAGCGAAGGGGACGAGCCGTATCGTAAAGTAGTGATTGCTTTAAAGCGATAA